A genome region from Bradyrhizobium sp. 186 includes the following:
- a CDS encoding IS701 family transposase, with protein sequence MIRMSWTRAASVEETLALWAASLREIKQRIRPLFTQERVATNAGLFLEGLLGDEQRKTGWMRAEAAGDPGPWRQQAILGRGDWDADALRDIVRDYVIEHLADDDAVLVIDETGFLKQGKASCGVARQYTGSAGKITNCQIGVFATYVSRHGHAFIDRALYLPKEWTDDPDRLEAAYVPADVGFATKPKLATRMIARAIAASVPFKWVAGDTVYGVGDIEQQLRRAGKGYVLGVSSSHVFRSWGKRQPVAGKAEDIARTRRPSDWKRLSAGAGTKGPRLHDWCYLELADLEVEQFNSANDGLWTRGLLIRRHIADGDLAFFTTWCPAGTSIETLVAVEGHRWAIEDSFETAKNEFGLDHNESRSWHGWHRHVSLVMLAFAMMAAIRHRANPPPPKKTKRRPPAKAKAHPRRR encoded by the coding sequence ATGATTCGAATGTCGTGGACGCGGGCCGCGTCGGTTGAGGAGACGCTTGCGTTGTGGGCGGCGTCGCTTCGAGAGATCAAGCAACGGATACGTCCGTTGTTCACGCAAGAGCGTGTGGCGACGAATGCAGGCTTGTTCCTGGAAGGTCTGCTCGGAGATGAGCAGCGCAAGACCGGCTGGATGCGCGCGGAGGCGGCTGGCGATCCTGGCCCATGGCGTCAGCAGGCAATTCTGGGTCGTGGAGATTGGGACGCTGATGCCCTGCGCGATATCGTCCGCGACTATGTCATCGAGCATTTGGCGGATGACGATGCGGTGCTGGTGATCGACGAGACCGGCTTTCTCAAGCAGGGTAAGGCCTCATGCGGAGTGGCACGGCAATACACTGGTTCGGCAGGGAAGATTACGAACTGCCAGATCGGCGTCTTCGCTACCTACGTTTCGCGTCATGGTCATGCGTTCATCGATCGCGCGTTGTATCTTCCGAAGGAATGGACTGACGATCCAGATCGTCTGGAAGCCGCATATGTGCCTGCCGATGTCGGCTTTGCGACCAAACCAAAGCTTGCGACGAGAATGATCGCACGTGCGATAGCCGCGTCTGTACCATTCAAGTGGGTTGCCGGTGACACGGTCTACGGTGTTGGCGATATCGAACAGCAGCTACGGCGGGCAGGCAAAGGCTATGTGCTCGGGGTCAGCAGCTCTCATGTCTTCCGATCCTGGGGCAAGCGACAGCCGGTCGCCGGCAAGGCCGAAGACATCGCCCGGACGCGGCGCCCGTCCGACTGGAAGCGCTTGTCGGCGGGAGCCGGAACCAAAGGACCGAGGCTGCATGACTGGTGTTATCTCGAACTGGCCGATCTCGAGGTCGAGCAGTTCAACAGCGCAAATGATGGTTTATGGACGCGCGGTCTGCTGATCCGTCGCCATATCGCCGATGGCGATCTCGCCTTCTTCACCACCTGGTGCCCAGCGGGAACATCAATTGAAACGCTGGTCGCGGTCGAAGGCCATCGATGGGCGATCGAGGACAGCTTTGAAACCGCGAAAAACGAGTTCGGGCTCGATCACAACGAGAGCAGGTCCTGGCATGGCTGGCATCGCCACGTGTCCCTGGTGATGCTCGCCTTCGCCATGATGGCGGCGATCCGCCATCGCGCCAATCCGCCACCGCCCAAAAAAACCAAACGCCGCCCCCCGGCAAAAGCCAAAGCACACCCACGCCGCCGCTGA
- a CDS encoding cupin domain-containing protein, with translation MEIKRSGSQPSGKGPSQWFTGAVRIDPLLSPPEPSQVMAALVTFEPGARTVWHTHPLGQTLFVTAGCGWVQREGGPIEEIRTGDVVWFAPNEKHWHGASPTNGMSHIAIQEKLNGSPVTWMEQVTEEQYRK, from the coding sequence ATGGAAATCAAACGAAGCGGCTCACAGCCTTCAGGTAAAGGACCATCCCAATGGTTCACGGGCGCGGTACGAATCGATCCGCTCCTTAGTCCGCCAGAGCCGTCGCAAGTGATGGCGGCTCTCGTTACCTTTGAACCTGGCGCGCGCACCGTATGGCATACCCACCCCCTAGGACAGACGCTTTTTGTCACCGCCGGGTGCGGCTGGGTTCAACGTGAAGGTGGCCCGATTGAGGAAATCCGAACCGGGGATGTGGTTTGGTTTGCCCCTAACGAGAAGCATTGGCACGGGGCATCCCCTACCAATGGCATGAGCCACATTGCGATTCAGGAGAAGCTCAACGGAAGCCCTGTAACGTGGATGGAACAGGTCACCGAGGAGCAATACCGCAAATAA
- a CDS encoding aldehyde dehydrogenase family protein, whose product MLLGQHLHQRHQGERFVSMSGETPMNKFRDIFDAQRALFATGVTRTYEWRVDQLDRMARMISENEERFQKAMAKDFKTASQEYIFETQASAGETEVQKSQLRGWMKPIEAPIPRFLAETGHKGMIYREPYGVALIIGPFNGPLLLLIRPALAALAAGNTCILTLSEALPATTGVLLDLVPKYFDSGAVTIVAGGKEQNTELLKLSFDFIFFTGSTYVGKIVARAAAENLTPVLLELGGMNPAVVDETANIPDAAKKIVWGAMAWGGQWCTSPGYAYVHESVADAFVAEAKKALVELFGNDPKSNSDYSRIINARTVDRLALLIDPAKVVAGGKSDREAHYLDPTLLYPITWDDKIMEDEIFGPILPILTYKSFDEAMARMATTPRALAGFIFSREQKTIDRFIGQLSYGGGGVNLVNVHLFVETMPFGGTGSAGMGHYYGKYGFDALTHAKSMLISPPDVAIDHLYSPFTDEKNRSLQGWFEY is encoded by the coding sequence TTGCTATTGGGACAACACCTCCATCAACGCCATCAAGGCGAGCGCTTTGTAAGCATGTCCGGAGAAACCCCAATGAACAAGTTCCGGGATATCTTCGATGCGCAGAGGGCGCTGTTCGCCACGGGCGTCACGCGTACGTACGAATGGCGTGTCGACCAGCTCGACCGTATGGCCCGGATGATCAGCGAGAACGAGGAGCGTTTCCAGAAGGCGATGGCCAAAGACTTCAAGACCGCCTCGCAGGAATACATCTTCGAGACCCAGGCGTCGGCGGGCGAAACAGAGGTTCAGAAGAGCCAGCTGCGAGGGTGGATGAAACCGATCGAAGCGCCAATCCCGCGCTTCCTCGCTGAGACCGGTCACAAGGGGATGATCTATCGCGAGCCATATGGCGTGGCACTGATCATTGGCCCGTTCAACGGGCCCTTGCTGTTGCTGATCCGCCCGGCGCTAGCGGCGCTCGCGGCCGGCAACACCTGCATCCTCACCCTGAGTGAGGCGCTTCCGGCAACGACCGGAGTGCTGCTCGACCTTGTCCCGAAATATTTCGATTCGGGCGCCGTGACTATAGTGGCCGGTGGTAAGGAGCAGAACACTGAACTCTTGAAGCTATCGTTCGACTTCATTTTCTTCACCGGTAGCACCTACGTCGGCAAGATCGTCGCCCGGGCGGCAGCGGAAAACCTCACGCCTGTTCTGCTCGAACTCGGCGGGATGAATCCGGCGGTCGTGGACGAGACCGCGAACATCCCCGACGCGGCGAAGAAGATTGTTTGGGGTGCTATGGCATGGGGCGGCCAATGGTGTACCTCGCCGGGCTACGCCTATGTGCACGAGTCCGTTGCGGACGCCTTCGTTGCCGAGGCGAAAAAGGCTCTGGTCGAACTGTTTGGCAACGACCCGAAATCCAATTCCGACTACTCGCGCATCATCAACGCGCGCACGGTGGACCGGCTGGCATTGCTGATAGATCCCGCTAAGGTGGTCGCCGGCGGCAAGTCGGATCGGGAAGCGCACTACCTCGACCCGACGCTTCTCTATCCCATCACCTGGGATGACAAGATCATGGAGGACGAGATCTTCGGCCCGATACTGCCGATCCTGACCTACAAGTCCTTCGACGAGGCGATGGCAAGGATGGCGACGACACCGCGAGCGCTTGCCGGCTTCATCTTCAGCCGTGAACAGAAGACCATCGACCGCTTCATTGGCCAACTATCCTACGGTGGAGGCGGCGTGAATCTGGTGAATGTTCATCTGTTCGTCGAGACGATGCCGTTCGGAGGTACCGGATCCGCCGGGATGGGCCACTACTACGGAAAATACGGCTTCGATGCGCTCACCCATGCCAAGTCGATGCTGATCTCCCCGCCAGACGTTGCGATCGATCACCTCTACTCCCCCTTCACCGACGAAAAGAACCGGTCGCTTCAAGGCTGGTTTGAGTATTGA
- a CDS encoding IS110 family transposase, giving the protein MSQKLSSAIAVIGIDIGKNSFHIVGHDQRGAIVLRQKWSRGQVEARLANLPACLIGMEACVGAHHLSRKLQMLGHDARLMPAKYVRPYSKGQKNDFRDAEAIAEAVQRPTMKFVATKTADQLDLQGLHRVRERLVGQRTGVINQSRAFLLERGIAVRQGLRSLRSELPGILATRTDVLAPRMLRIIEDLAGDWRRLDARIEDLSSEIEALARQDKGCERLMTVPGIGPIISSAMVAAIGTGDVFSKGRDFGAWLGLVPKQISTGDRTILGKISRRGNRYLRVLFVQAAWVVLVKVKCWERYGLKSWIEAAKKRLHHNVLAIALANKLARIAWAVLNKGRAFECVKTDEVASRPA; this is encoded by the coding sequence ATGTCTCAGAAACTCAGCTCAGCGATCGCCGTGATAGGCATCGATATCGGCAAGAACTCGTTCCACATCGTGGGCCACGATCAGCGCGGCGCAATCGTGCTGCGGCAGAAGTGGTCACGCGGCCAGGTAGAAGCACGGCTCGCCAACCTGCCAGCGTGCTTAATCGGTATGGAGGCCTGCGTCGGCGCGCATCATCTCAGTCGCAAGCTCCAAATGCTCGGCCACGACGCCCGACTGATGCCCGCGAAATACGTGCGCCCCTATTCGAAGGGGCAGAAGAATGACTTCCGTGATGCGGAAGCCATCGCCGAGGCTGTCCAACGCCCGACCATGAAGTTCGTCGCGACCAAGACCGCCGACCAGCTCGACCTGCAGGGGCTGCACCGCGTGCGCGAGCGATTGGTCGGTCAGCGTACCGGCGTCATCAATCAGAGCCGTGCGTTCCTGCTGGAGCGGGGCATCGCCGTGCGGCAAGGCCTGCGTTCGCTGCGGTCCGAGTTGCCGGGTATCCTCGCGACGCGCACCGATGTCCTCGCGCCTCGCATGTTGCGCATCATCGAGGACCTGGCAGGAGACTGGCGCCGACTGGACGCGCGCATTGAGGACCTCTCCAGCGAGATCGAAGCATTGGCTCGTCAAGACAAAGGCTGCGAGCGACTGATGACGGTCCCGGGCATCGGCCCGATCATCTCGAGCGCGATGGTAGCCGCGATCGGCACTGGAGACGTGTTCTCGAAAGGCCGCGACTTCGGCGCCTGGCTTGGACTGGTGCCGAAGCAGATATCGACAGGCGACCGCACGATCCTCGGCAAGATATCAAGGCGCGGCAATCGCTACCTGCGCGTTCTGTTCGTGCAAGCCGCGTGGGTTGTGCTGGTCAAGGTCAAGTGTTGGGAGCGCTATGGCCTCAAATCTTGGATCGAAGCCGCCAAGAAACGATTGCACCACAACGTGCTGGCGATTGCGCTCGCCAACAAGCTCGCCCGCATCGCCTGGGCGGTTCTCAACAAGGGGCGCGCCTTCGAGTGCGTCAAGACAGATGAGGTGGCGTCCCGACCTGCTTGA
- a CDS encoding alcohol dehydrogenase catalytic domain-containing protein, with product MQGAATYRAVQAVSPGKLELTEKPLLDPPAGHVRIRVEACGVCHSDSATVEGILPIEWPRVPGHEAVGRIDAIGEGVQGWKPDQRVGVGFLGGSCGYCVYCRDGDLVNCTNQGYTGVQHDGGYAEMMIAKSSGLIAVPDDLSSVDAAPLLCAGLTTFSALRNSPARAGDLVAVFGVGGLGHLGVQYARRMGFEVVAINRGADRAELSKKLGAHHYIDSDTTDVARALQERGGAQVVLATASGGKAVAAALGGLRRGGVMISLGATDEPIELSAFELLFKQLSVDGALTGTPEAGDATLKFSVLSHVAAMIETMPLERAAEAYARMMSGKARFRMVLTME from the coding sequence ATGCAGGGTGCTGCGACCTATCGCGCGGTGCAGGCGGTCAGTCCAGGCAAGTTGGAGTTGACCGAAAAGCCATTGCTCGATCCGCCTGCCGGTCATGTCCGCATCCGCGTCGAAGCCTGCGGCGTGTGCCATTCCGATTCCGCGACGGTCGAGGGGATATTGCCGATCGAGTGGCCGCGGGTGCCCGGCCACGAAGCGGTCGGCCGGATCGACGCAATCGGAGAAGGCGTCCAGGGCTGGAAGCCGGACCAACGCGTAGGCGTCGGCTTCCTCGGCGGCAGCTGCGGATACTGTGTCTACTGCCGCGATGGCGATCTCGTGAACTGCACCAACCAGGGCTACACGGGGGTGCAGCACGATGGCGGCTACGCCGAGATGATGATTGCCAAGTCAAGCGGCTTGATCGCTGTGCCGGACGATCTCTCCTCGGTCGATGCTGCGCCCCTGTTATGCGCTGGTCTAACGACCTTCAGCGCCCTCAGGAACTCGCCGGCACGAGCCGGAGATCTGGTTGCGGTCTTCGGGGTCGGCGGACTGGGCCACCTCGGCGTGCAATACGCGCGGCGCATGGGGTTCGAGGTTGTCGCAATCAACCGCGGGGCCGATCGGGCCGAGCTTTCGAAGAAACTGGGCGCTCATCACTATATCGACAGCGATACGACGGATGTCGCCAGGGCACTCCAGGAGCGCGGGGGCGCGCAGGTGGTGCTGGCCACCGCCTCTGGCGGCAAGGCTGTCGCAGCCGCACTCGGCGGCTTGCGACGTGGCGGCGTTATGATTTCGCTCGGGGCCACCGATGAGCCGATCGAGTTGTCGGCGTTCGAACTACTTTTCAAGCAGCTGAGTGTCGACGGCGCGCTGACGGGTACGCCCGAGGCGGGCGACGCCACGCTCAAATTCAGTGTCCTTAGCCACGTCGCCGCCATGATCGAAACCATGCCGCTTGAACGCGCCGCGGAAGCCTACGCGCGGATGATGTCCGGCAAGGCACGGTTCCGGATGGTTCTGACCATGGAGTAG
- a CDS encoding nuclear transport factor 2 family protein produces the protein MNKNDDVKAITRKFFAAYDAHDVDGMLALCADGAQGRYLPYGKKSLMPIRGGLEQIWRGLLGAVPDFGVKVDEMIQAEGSIIVVQAQLGGAMPADVPGLVTKGKSDRIAHAYIIRYNADGKITRLDCYWDNTSINAIKASAL, from the coding sequence ATGAATAAAAACGACGACGTGAAGGCGATCACCAGAAAGTTTTTCGCCGCCTATGACGCTCATGATGTCGACGGCATGCTGGCTCTTTGCGCTGACGGCGCACAGGGACGATACCTTCCTTATGGCAAGAAGAGTCTCATGCCGATCCGGGGTGGCCTTGAACAAATCTGGCGCGGCTTGCTGGGGGCCGTGCCGGATTTCGGTGTCAAAGTAGACGAGATGATCCAGGCCGAAGGAAGCATCATCGTAGTACAGGCGCAGCTCGGTGGGGCCATGCCGGCGGATGTCCCTGGTCTTGTAACGAAAGGCAAGTCCGATCGCATCGCGCACGCCTATATCATCCGCTACAACGCGGACGGCAAAATCACGCGCTTGGATTGCTATTGGGACAACACCTCCATCAACGCCATCAAGGCGAGCGCTTTGTAA